In Kitasatospora sp. NA04385, a single genomic region encodes these proteins:
- a CDS encoding ABC transporter substrate-binding protein, whose protein sequence is MPAGTRVRWAVVSATSVALVATGCGSSGGSGGGSSDASKTFTYQSSEPQNPLQPANANETGGGRIVQNLFKGLADYDPSNGKLRMQVADSIDTSDAQTYNVTLKSGWTFHDGTPVTSQSFVDAWNWAANVGNNQINSSWFGDIEGYKDVHPENGSPTTDKMSGLTVQDDTHFTIKLYNKVSYFPYKLGYVAFSPLPQGFFKDPAGYGQKPVGNGPYEFVSWDHNSQVVTKTFANYQGVDKPKNGGVVFKMYTTAEAAYADLQSNNLDVIDQVPPSALANYKNDLGDRAIDAPQGAIQNVGFTLYQSDWQGQDKAKVRQGLSMAIDRDTITKTVLQGSRKAATAWVAEGVEGYKSGTCGDFCTYNPDKAKQLIQEGGGVPGNAVKITYNADGGHKEWVDAVCNSIRQATGVNCSGDPKTDFKTARAAITGHQIDGMFRTGWVQDYPLNANFLADVYRTGAASNDTGYSSPEFDKLSTEADQAASIQDTATGYQKAEEQLALDMPAIPLWYYRTNSGYSTNVQNVTFDSFGNPAWTQVEVKG, encoded by the coding sequence ATGCCTGCAGGCACCCGTGTGCGCTGGGCCGTTGTCAGTGCGACGTCCGTGGCCCTGGTGGCCACGGGTTGCGGCAGCAGCGGCGGCTCCGGTGGCGGTTCGTCCGACGCCAGCAAGACCTTCACCTACCAGAGCAGTGAGCCGCAGAACCCGCTGCAGCCGGCCAACGCCAACGAGACCGGCGGCGGACGCATCGTGCAGAACCTGTTCAAGGGCCTGGCCGACTACGACCCGTCCAACGGCAAGCTGCGGATGCAGGTCGCGGACTCCATCGACACCAGCGACGCGCAGACCTACAACGTCACGCTGAAGTCGGGCTGGACCTTCCACGACGGCACGCCGGTGACCTCGCAGAGCTTCGTGGACGCCTGGAACTGGGCGGCCAACGTCGGCAACAACCAGATCAACAGCTCCTGGTTCGGCGACATCGAGGGCTACAAGGACGTCCACCCGGAGAACGGCTCGCCGACCACCGACAAGATGTCCGGCCTGACCGTCCAGGACGACACCCACTTCACCATCAAGCTGTACAACAAGGTCTCGTACTTCCCGTACAAGCTGGGGTACGTGGCCTTCTCGCCGCTCCCGCAGGGGTTCTTCAAGGACCCGGCGGGCTACGGGCAGAAGCCGGTGGGCAACGGGCCGTACGAGTTCGTCAGCTGGGACCACAACTCGCAGGTGGTCACCAAGACGTTCGCCAACTACCAGGGCGTGGACAAGCCGAAGAACGGCGGCGTCGTCTTCAAGATGTACACCACCGCCGAGGCCGCCTACGCCGACCTGCAGTCGAACAACCTGGACGTGATCGACCAGGTGCCGCCGTCGGCGCTGGCGAACTACAAGAACGACCTGGGCGACCGGGCGATCGACGCCCCGCAGGGCGCGATCCAGAACGTCGGCTTCACCCTGTACCAGTCCGACTGGCAGGGCCAGGACAAGGCCAAGGTCCGGCAGGGCCTGTCGATGGCGATCGACCGGGACACCATCACCAAGACGGTGCTCCAGGGCTCGCGCAAGGCGGCCACCGCCTGGGTCGCCGAGGGCGTCGAGGGCTACAAGTCCGGCACCTGCGGGGACTTCTGCACGTACAACCCGGACAAGGCGAAGCAGCTGATCCAGGAGGGCGGCGGCGTCCCCGGCAACGCGGTCAAGATCACGTACAACGCGGACGGCGGCCACAAGGAGTGGGTCGACGCGGTCTGCAACTCGATCCGGCAGGCCACCGGGGTGAACTGCAGCGGCGACCCGAAGACCGACTTCAAGACCGCCCGCGCGGCGATCACCGGGCACCAGATCGACGGCATGTTCCGCACCGGCTGGGTGCAGGACTACCCGCTGAACGCCAACTTCCTGGCGGACGTCTACCGCACCGGCGCGGCCTCGAACGACACCGGATACTCCAGCCCGGAGTTCGACAAGCTCTCCACCGAGGCCGACCAGGCCGCCTCCATCCAGGACACCGCGACCGGCTACCAGAAGGCCGAGGAGCAGCTGGCGCTCGACATGCCGGCCATCCCGCTCTGGTACTACCGGACCAACTCCGGCTACTCCACCAACGTCCAGAACGTCACGTTCGACTCCTTCGGCAACCCGGCCTGGACCCAGGTCGAGGTCAAGGGCTGA